A segment of the Denticeps clupeoides unplaced genomic scaffold, fDenClu1.1, whole genome shotgun sequence genome:
TCATACACAAGACGTACCTCGCGAAAGGTAAGACGCGGATTGCTGGCAGACGTGGAAGGTTATTACCGGACGTGGAAACGGAAacgcgtgtctgtgtgtgttagaggaGGGCTCGCCTCTCACGGTGTGGGAAGCGGTAACCCGCGGCGACAGTTCATCTACTCGCTGGACCTGGCGCGACTCTTCCTGTGGGTGCTGAGGGAGTACGACGAGGTGGAGCCCATCATCCTCTCAGGTGGAACGCCGGACAGGTGCAGAAAAGAACGCTCTCTTTCGTCCTGACGGAGACGTTTCTCTCCGGGTTCTAGTTGGAGAGGAAGACGAGGTGTCCATTAAAGACGCCGCCGAGGCCGTGACGGAGGCTCTGGACTTCAGAGGAGACATCGTCGTATCCTTCTTCACCAGAACACTGTAATGTCAACACGAAGCACACACAGCAGTAAAATGGTGGCACttagacattgtgtgtgtgtgtgtgtgttaagatgTTATGCGTGTGCAAATTGCGCGTGTGTCAGGTTTCACGTCATTAGATTCTAAACCCCACTGACGGCTTGGTAGGTCGTCGAAGGTTAAAACTCGTACTACCGACCACTGAGAAGCGGTTCTGTCTGCAGACGAGTCCAGGTCCGCTGGTTCTCTCCTCGTTTCCACGGATCTCCGGTGTCCCGGGGACTCCACCCATCCTGGAAGAACTAAGGCTGCGCCCAGTCACAAAAGCGGCCGGTGTGGCGCTTAGAAAAGATCTCCGTCACGGAGCAGAATTAGACACCGTGGAAACGTCCGTGGTTGTGGTTGTGGTGTCGTGGTGTGTGGTTATGGTGTTGtgtggttgttgttgtgtgtgggtggttgTGAGGTTGATGTTGTGTTCCTGACTGGTGTGTCCAGTACGACACGAGTAAAGCAGACGGTCAGTTCAAGAAGACGGCGAGTAACGCAAAACTCTGCAGCTACCTGCCCCGACGTTACCTTCACACCGTTcaaacaggtacacacacacacacacactacccagcattatcttcacacacacacacacaccacacacacactctacccaGCATTACCGTCTCATCTTTCAAAACCACAACaatcatttctttgtttctttccgCATGCAGCTGTTAAGGAGACGTGTGATTGGTTTGTGAGTAATTACGACTTCGCCCGAAAATGACGTTTCCTCGCGCTGCTCAGGAGGAGGAGCCTCCGCCGGAAATGAAGGGAAGTGACATCACTGCGGTGCGGTGGCGTCTCTGGCTTTTCTCTTGGTCGGGTTCTGTCGGGGGTTCTTTGCTTCTGTCACTCCGCTGCTACGCTGCGTATCGAACTTCTCCGTCAGCTGCAGTGATACGAGAAGTAAGTCAGAGCAGCACGACGTAGCAGCGGACCGGGAGGACCTGGCGGCGGGCCGGGGCTTCGTCTCTGTGCTCCTGAGTTCTGAACACTAATAAAAGTGACTtgttctcacactcacacacacatctccgtTTCTGAAGCCAAATAAAGTGGTTGTGCGGGTGACCATGTTCACATCGTTCTTTTTTCTCTATTGGACAAAACTACTTTTTAAAGTACTGACGCTGGACGCTTGTTTTTGAGTTGTACGCTGTTCACATGGTCTCTTTTTTAGTCCAGCTGTTCCTCTGGGTTCCGTTCTCTTCATATTATTCTGCTGTCACAGCTGCTTTTCTGCATTTTACACCCGTAAATAAACATGCATACACGTCCTAACGCTGACATTTCAACTCCGGCCGGGTAAATGGTATTAACCCAGGTTACAGTTCGGTGATGGAGGGCCCTggataaatgcacacacacctcacctcacacactGTATGgctgtatataaataaatcttACTTTGAATAAGAATGGactgggacttttattttgaaaccgGGTGAATTCGGGTTCTTCTTCCGGGCCGCGCCACCGACTCGTGGGTTAAACTCGGAGCGCCgctgcgggttttttttttttttttgcggacCGAAGACGCAGGAGCCGTAAGTGTCGCGGCGGTGACGGGACGTTTCATCGGGAGCGTCTGCGTCCACCGGGTGGCCGCTGGCGGCACCGAGTCTCCGGTgttcagcactttaattcaccGGAGATCCGTCAGCGCTGACGCGCCCCCGGCGGCGACGGCGGGAACTGCAGGCCAGACGCCCTCTAGCGGCAGAGAGcggaacatttttttaaaagtagtaataatgttaattaattttatatttagagctcttatccagagcgactttcaatcagtggtacagggacagtcccccctggagacactcagggttaagcgtcttgctcagggacacgatggtagtaagtgggatttgaacctgggtcttctggttcataggcaagtgtgttacccgctaggctactaccaccctagtaatATTAATTAAGGCTCACATGAAGCCAGTTCTTCACCCCGAGACGTGGTGTGTAGTGATTGGGACCTGGccaccctgagtaacaggagaGTGAGTTTGTTGgttgtgtgtctctgtcttCAGTCTCTGATGGAGTGCGAGCTGTCGCAAGCTGAAGGTGGGGTTTGTCGGCGCAGGGAACATGGCGTATGCCCGTGGCGGAGGGTCTGCCTGAAGTCAGGTGTGAATCTGAGCGGGAAGGAAATATAGAATGCACACAAGTAATAAAGCCGGACACCAACACGGACAGCTCCGTGTGTGCATGAAGTAATCCAGGGACGTGGAGtattatagtgtgtgtgtgtgtgtgtgtgtgtgttgcaggcgACATCTCTGCTGATAACGTCACTGTGAGCGCGCCATCGGACAGAAATCTCCCCGGTTTCAGGTGCTTCTTCCTCTGCAttttgcgtgtgtgtaaatgcagcaTGCGTTGaactaactgtgtgtgtgtgcgcgcgtgtgtgtttctgcacgCAGGCGTTGGGGGCGCGTGTGTTCACACTCCAACACCGAGGTGGCGTGTGCGTCGCGGCCTGCTCTTCATCGCCGTTGAAGCCCCACCTGGTCCCCACGGTGCTCGGGCAGATCTCCCCGCACGTCACCCGGCAGCACGTCGTCGTCTCCGTGCAGCAGGCGTCACCCTGCGACCCTGGAGGATGGTGACGTTCGCAGGAACAGCCGTTTTGCACGCCGCTGTTTAGTGAAGAGAACGTGGGTGGGGCTCCTGTTGTACTCAGATCGCCAGCGTCCggctgtgacctttgacccttgcCCCCCGTGAAAGTCCCAGGCTGTCCGTCCTGTGGTTTGGAGATGAGACGGGGTGTCTGGTTACCGCGGGTCGCGCTGACTCTGCATTTAATACAGCACCCACGGCGACAAGGCTGCACGTTGACCAGAAAAGCATGTGAATGAATAACTTTATTAAGGAAAACATCCTTCTtttgaaataaaagtgtgtgtgtggtgtgtggtctGCACAGCTGTTGCCGGATTGGAGTGGGTGTTGTGCGCCTGATGCCCAACTTGCCCTGTGTGCTGCAAGAGGGGGCGCTTGCTATTGGCCCGTGGCAGCGGGGCGGGTCCGGGGGTGGAGTCACTGCTTCTGAAGCGGCCTGCTCGCTCCGTGCGGATTGGTGGAGGCGGGGTCCCGAGGGCTGGATCGACGCCCACAAGGGCCATGAGCGGCAGCGGCGTGGCGTTCGTAAGTGGCCAATCGGAGTACGCCTGTGCGGGCCCAGCGGTTTTTCTGGATGCTGCAGGGCCCGCCAGGAGGAAGTCCTGGACCGGAACGTTCCGCAGGCCGACGGCTTGAGCTGTGCGTGTGTCTCCAGGTGTATCTGTTTGCTGAAAGCACCTGGCCGACGGTGGGTGAAAGATGGGGATTCCGGCCGCTCTCGCGCAACGCATTGCAGCTCAGACTCTCCTGGTGAGAGAAAAAAcgaataatttatgaaaattaaaataaattattttgtaaaaatgtggttCTTCCTTTGGGCAGATTATATATTTGCTGGCATCAAGTATCAATACATCAATAGAACTTACATTTACACAAATGTCCTACAGTCAGAGACACTCAGGatggcggggcagtggtggcctagcggttaaggaagcggccccgtaatcagaaggttgccggttcgaatcccgatccgccaaggtgccactgagcaaagcaccgtccccgcacactgctccccgggcgcctgtcatggtgcccactgctcactcagggtgatggttaaatggagaggacacatttcgtttgtgtcagcgtgtgctgtgctgctgtgtatcacaatgacaatcacttcacttcagtgtcctgctcagggacacatttttacatttatggcgtttaccagacgcccttatccagagcgtcttacagtcagtagtacagggacggtccccccctggagacactcagggttaagtgtcctgctcagggacacgatggtagtaagtggggtttggtgagcgtgttacccgccaggctacaaACGCCCAATTTGAAGATGAACAGAATTcagtcatttatatttataattacattttatttctgttctgcagtgtatGAAATGTCGCGTTATTGTTGATGTCGTTATGAATGCTAATGAACTTATTCCCCCGCGTCTCCCAGGGGCGGGC
Coding sequences within it:
- the LOC114781178 gene encoding pyrroline-5-carboxylate reductase 3-like, with the translated sequence MPVAEGLPEALGARVFTLQHRGGVCVAACSSSPLKPHLVPTVLGQISPHVTRQHVVVSVQQASPCDPGGCCCRIGVGVVRLMPNLPCVLQEGALAIGPWQRGGSGGGVTASEAACSLRADWWRRGPEGWIDAHKGHERQRRGVRAGLMLRDCGKPASVLRAEVCTPGGTTIHGLHALEKGGVRAAVMSAVEAATERARELGRK